A genomic stretch from Rhinatrema bivittatum chromosome 9, aRhiBiv1.1, whole genome shotgun sequence includes:
- the LOC115098745 gene encoding D(4) dopamine receptor-like isoform X2, translating into MANDTQNQTQDTAVGVGGASYNYLALFFGIPLILVIILGNVLVCLSVLTERALKTATNYFIVSLAVADLLLAVLVLPLYVYSEFQGGVWTLNTYLCDTLMTMDVMLCTASIFNLCAISVDRYIAVILPLKYNRNHFSVRQLVLIAATWVLSLGVASPVIFGLNDVASRDPRFCKLEDDNFVVYSSVCSFFVPCPVMLLLYYCIFRGLRKWSVGRKGQLAHTQRKFSFSLKSIKRDQSEKARYLMPSLSPSPATKGTPEDDLTPAQLDSVSDMEAPEKAKEGSPEENGVRCSLRSAKGSQSKSRRVSGRERKAMKVLPIVVETSSTTSSCS; encoded by the exons ATGGCCAATGACACTCAGAACCAGACACAGGACACAGCCGTCGGTGTCGGTGGCGCCAGCTACAACTACTTGGCCCTCTTCTTCGGCATCCCTCTCATCCTCGTCATCATCCTGGGCAATGTCCTGGTGTGCCTAAGCGTGCTGACTGAGCGCGCTCTCAAAACCGCCACCAACTACTTCATTGTCAGTCTGGCTGTGGCCGACCTGCTGCTGGCCGTGCTGGTGTTACCTCTCTACGTGTACTCTGAG TTCCAGGGAGGAGTCTGGACCCTGAACACGTATCTTTGTGACACTCTAATGACCATGGATGTGATGCTGTGCACAGCCTCCATCTTTAACCTCTGTGCCATCAGCGTGGACAG GTACATTGCTGTCATCCTCCCACTGAAATACAACAGGAACCATTTCAGTGTGCGGCAACTGGTCCTCATTGCAGCCACGTGGGTGCTGTCGCTGGGCGTGGCCAGCCCTGTCATCTTTGGGCTTAACGACGTGGCCAGTCGGGACCCCAGGTTCTGCAAGCTGGAAGACGATAACTTTGTGGTCTATTCCTCGGTGTGCTCTTTTTTTGTGCCTTGCCCCGTCATGCTGCTCCTCTATTACTGCATCTTCCGTGGCCTCCGGAAATGGAGCGTGGGCCGCAAGGGGCAGCTGGCCCACACCCAGAGGAAGTTCTCCTTCAGCCTGAAGAGCATCAAGAGAGACCAGAGCGAGAAGGCGAGGTACCTGATGCCCAGCCTCAGCCCGAGCCCCGCCACGAAAGGGACCCCGGAAGACGACCTGACACCCGCCCAGCTGGATAGCGTCTCCGACATGGAGGCCCCCGAAAAGGCGAAAGAGGGGAGCCCCGAGGAAAATGGAGTCCGGTGCAGCCTGCGGTCAGCCAAGGGGTCGCAGTCCAAGAGTCGGCGGGtcagtgggagggagaggaaggcaaTGAAGGTCCTGCCCATTGTTGTAG aaacCAGCTCTACAACATCAAGCTGCAGCTAA